A single Thermosynechococcus vestitus BP-1 DNA region contains:
- the purN gene encoding phosphoribosylglycinamide formyltransferase, with protein MSSEALVVPSAPENTPTCRPLRLGVLASGSGSNFAALAEAIAAGELAAQIQVLIYNNPDAFVAERAKQWQIPSVLLNHRHYPNRESLDAAIVETLKAHEVEWVVMAGWMRIVTPVLLNAYPQRVINLHPSLLPSFRGLRAVEQALAAGVKITGCTVHLVEEEVDSGPILVQAAVPVLPDDTPQTLHARIQVQEHRILKQAIADIAARQAQRS; from the coding sequence ATGTCCAGTGAGGCTCTTGTTGTGCCCTCGGCACCTGAGAATACCCCTACCTGCCGCCCCCTGCGATTGGGGGTGTTGGCCTCTGGGAGTGGCTCCAATTTTGCTGCCCTTGCGGAGGCGATCGCTGCCGGTGAACTAGCCGCCCAAATTCAAGTTCTGATCTACAACAATCCCGATGCCTTTGTGGCAGAGCGGGCAAAACAGTGGCAGATCCCCAGTGTCCTCCTCAACCATCGCCACTATCCCAACCGTGAAAGCCTTGATGCAGCCATTGTCGAAACCCTGAAGGCGCATGAAGTAGAGTGGGTGGTTATGGCCGGTTGGATGCGCATTGTCACCCCCGTACTCCTCAACGCCTATCCCCAGCGGGTCATTAACTTGCACCCCAGTTTGCTCCCCAGTTTTCGGGGACTCCGTGCCGTTGAGCAAGCCCTTGCTGCCGGCGTCAAAATTACGGGCTGTACGGTGCATTTGGTGGAGGAGGAAGTGGATAGTGGCCCAATTTTAGTGCAAGCAGCGGTGCCTGTTCTCCCTGATGATACACCGCAAACCCTCCATGCCCGCATTCAAGTCCAGGAACATCGCATTCTCAAGCAGGCGATCGCCGACATTGCCGCACGGCAAGCCCAACGTTCTTAG
- a CDS encoding iron uptake porin, with protein MSRIFRGLALASPALVVGTFAGSATAADAVLATSSDAQLSAPTAAAESLAPLPQSTTLIAQNHGNKLPLPSVADLEVGRAATPSMGQVTSVSQLSDVRPTDWAYQALASLVEKYGCIAGYPDGTFRGNRAATRYEMAAALNACLDVISDRFATKEELATLQRLMDEFKAELATLRGRVDKLEARTAQLEAQQFTTLTKLNASVIFNISDVLTNTQALAPGLPGPPPVLNTNPVANTRVRLNFDTSFYGKDRLRLRLQASNIVNYATAAPTGTNMGRLGYDGFPTPPGSGAFELQKAFYSFPVSRRGQLILDFKGGEFNDNFNNFNPFLQSSDTGALSRFGRFNPIYRAGNAPNAAGVSFKYDIVQNEERGTGVTLNVGYLAPAANAPTGVAGFFDGAYAALAQVDVRPVKNLALGVTYTHSFGLDPFGATGSSGPRSAANPLSSVLATNNVPNQAADAVGFQFTYRPIKQFNVAGWASYANVYGVKPPAFTPPALRHEAEIVNWAITFASPDLWRKGDLAGLVFGQPPQLISTNVPGPPVTAFNSYHLEAFYRFAVSKNISVTPGVIAIFNPNSNSANDTLVVGAIRTTFSF; from the coding sequence ATGTCCCGTATTTTTCGAGGTCTAGCTTTGGCCTCGCCTGCTTTAGTGGTAGGAACCTTTGCAGGGTCGGCTACGGCAGCCGATGCTGTTTTGGCTACTTCTAGCGATGCACAGTTATCAGCTCCAACTGCAGCGGCTGAATCTTTAGCTCCACTACCCCAAAGCACGACGTTAATTGCCCAGAACCACGGTAACAAGCTGCCTCTACCCTCGGTGGCGGATTTGGAGGTAGGCCGTGCTGCCACACCCAGCATGGGGCAAGTGACTTCTGTGTCCCAGCTTTCGGATGTGCGCCCCACCGATTGGGCCTACCAAGCCTTGGCCTCCCTGGTAGAAAAGTATGGCTGCATTGCTGGTTACCCTGATGGTACCTTCCGGGGGAATCGGGCAGCTACCCGCTATGAAATGGCTGCGGCACTGAATGCTTGCTTGGATGTGATTAGCGATCGCTTTGCCACCAAGGAAGAGCTCGCCACCTTGCAGCGCCTGATGGATGAATTCAAGGCTGAACTAGCTACCCTGCGGGGTCGGGTGGATAAGCTGGAGGCTCGCACTGCTCAGTTGGAAGCACAGCAATTCACCACCCTCACTAAGCTGAATGCGAGCGTTATCTTCAACATTTCAGATGTTTTAACGAACACTCAGGCACTGGCCCCTGGTCTGCCTGGGCCACCGCCAGTTCTTAATACCAACCCCGTTGCTAACACTCGGGTACGGTTAAACTTTGACACTAGCTTCTATGGCAAAGACCGCCTGCGGTTGCGCTTACAAGCATCTAATATCGTCAACTATGCTACCGCAGCGCCCACTGGCACTAACATGGGGCGCCTTGGCTATGACGGCTTCCCTACTCCCCCCGGCTCCGGCGCATTTGAACTGCAGAAAGCGTTCTACAGCTTCCCTGTCAGCCGTCGTGGTCAACTGATCCTCGACTTTAAGGGTGGTGAGTTCAACGATAACTTCAACAACTTCAACCCCTTCCTGCAGTCAAGTGACACAGGAGCGCTCTCTCGCTTTGGTCGCTTTAACCCCATCTACCGCGCAGGAAATGCTCCTAACGCTGCGGGCGTCAGCTTTAAGTATGACATCGTGCAGAATGAAGAGCGCGGTACAGGCGTTACCCTCAATGTGGGTTATTTAGCTCCTGCCGCCAATGCCCCTACCGGTGTCGCTGGCTTTTTTGACGGTGCCTATGCTGCCCTGGCCCAGGTTGATGTTCGTCCTGTGAAAAACCTTGCCCTGGGGGTTACCTACACCCACTCCTTTGGGCTGGATCCCTTTGGTGCGACGGGTAGTAGTGGTCCACGCTCTGCAGCAAACCCCCTTAGTAGTGTACTTGCTACCAACAATGTGCCTAACCAAGCTGCAGATGCTGTGGGCTTCCAGTTCACCTACCGTCCCATTAAGCAGTTCAATGTGGCGGGCTGGGCTAGCTATGCCAATGTTTATGGTGTTAAACCGCCTGCTTTCACTCCCCCCGCACTACGTCATGAAGCGGAGATCGTCAACTGGGCGATTACCTTTGCCTCGCCAGACCTCTGGCGCAAGGGTGATTTGGCAGGCCTAGTCTTTGGTCAGCCGCCTCAGTTGATTAGTACAAACGTTCCAGGTCCACCTGTTACTGCTTTCAATTCCTATCACCTAGAGGCCTTCTACCGCTTTGCAGTCTCCAAGAATATCTCGGTGACGCCGGGGGTCATTGCCATCTTTAACCCCAACAGCAACTCAGCTAACGATACCCTTGTGGTGGGTGCTATCCGCACGACGTTTAGCTTCTAG
- a CDS encoding S41 family peptidase gives MKHWAILGVGVALLGMPPAVGGTSTLKDAPKALVDEAWQIIYKSYLDRSFNRLDWQAIRRELLSQPYRDREAAYRVIQQTLVRLNDPYTRFLPPHEYRQLLLQTQGQQVDVGLTLVEAGELFRIQAIQPGSVAAKADLKVGDEILAINGRGSDRLTLERATLALRGPAGTKLRLLVRREGKPQPFSVELTRAGEIPRTVNFQILNSPRVGYIRLSGFNSRSQQQMQEAIEILQREKVQGFILDLRHNPGGLLEAGIEISRQWLDSGVIVRIQQNQREETIRARQGALSQLPLVVLVNQASASASEILAAALQDQGRAIVVGTPTFGKVRVQAVHELADGSALVVTVARYLTPKGRDIAAGGISPDVLVTVDASTDLELRLNPNLVARPTDPMVAKALELLSTKISNARHVQ, from the coding sequence GTGAAACACTGGGCAATTCTTGGAGTTGGTGTTGCGCTTTTGGGGATGCCGCCAGCAGTGGGGGGCACCAGTACCCTCAAGGATGCTCCCAAGGCCCTGGTGGATGAGGCCTGGCAAATTATCTACAAAAGCTATTTGGATCGCAGCTTTAATCGTCTTGACTGGCAGGCCATTCGTCGGGAGCTGCTCTCCCAACCCTATCGCGATCGCGAGGCTGCCTATCGGGTGATTCAGCAAACCCTTGTCCGCCTCAACGATCCCTATACTCGCTTTCTGCCGCCCCATGAGTACCGTCAGCTACTCCTGCAAACCCAAGGGCAGCAGGTGGATGTGGGTCTCACTTTAGTGGAGGCGGGGGAACTCTTTCGCATTCAGGCGATCCAACCCGGCTCTGTGGCGGCTAAGGCCGATCTGAAAGTGGGCGATGAAATTCTGGCCATCAATGGTCGAGGGAGCGATCGCCTCACCTTGGAGCGCGCCACGTTGGCTCTGCGAGGGCCAGCGGGGACTAAATTGCGCCTACTGGTGCGCCGTGAGGGTAAACCCCAGCCTTTTAGTGTCGAACTCACCCGTGCTGGCGAGATTCCCCGTACGGTGAATTTTCAAATTCTCAACTCTCCCCGGGTGGGCTACATCCGTCTCAGTGGCTTCAACAGCCGCTCCCAACAACAGATGCAGGAGGCGATCGAAATCCTGCAACGGGAAAAGGTGCAAGGCTTTATCTTGGATTTGCGCCACAATCCGGGGGGACTTCTAGAAGCAGGGATTGAAATTAGCCGCCAATGGCTGGATTCTGGGGTCATCGTGCGCATTCAACAAAACCAGCGGGAAGAGACGATTCGTGCCCGCCAAGGCGCCTTGAGTCAGTTGCCCCTTGTGGTCTTAGTGAATCAGGCCTCTGCCAGTGCCAGTGAAATTTTGGCGGCGGCTTTGCAGGATCAGGGGCGAGCGATCGTTGTCGGCACGCCAACGTTTGGTAAGGTGCGCGTCCAAGCGGTTCATGAACTGGCGGATGGCTCTGCCCTTGTGGTGACGGTGGCTCGCTATTTGACGCCCAAGGGTCGCGATATTGCCGCGGGGGGCATTAGCCCCGATGTGCTGGTGACGGTGGATGCCAGTACGGATCTCGAATTGCGCCTCAATCCTAACTTGGTGGCACGCCCCACCGATCCAATGGTGGCCAAGGCCTTAGAATTATTGAGCACCAAAATTAGTAATGCTCGCCATGTCCAGTGA